The window AAACCAAAAGAGCTTCCTAATGAGCCTACTGTTCCTACAAAAGAAGATGAAGAATTAACAAGTGCACACATCAAAGAAGCCCTTAAAGAACTTTTAAGTATGGGCCAAATAGCACTTACTATACCTTCAAAGTTAAATATTATAAAAGAATCAACCTCTAAACTAGGAGAACTTTCAACATGTTTACAAAATCCGCAATCTTCCGCATGCTATGAAAATTTATGTAAAAAGAATAGAACTATTTGCGCTGGCGTAGCCATAGGAGAATTTGCAAAAATATTAGAACCTTCTGTTCATGTAATATTAGGGCAAGTCAAAAATAAAGAGGTTGAAAAAAATGGCAAAATGACTAAAGTGCTTGAATATAATAGAGGATTAATTTCTTCTGTTTTATACATATTGCCTAACTTCATACAAAAATTTTTAAAAGCATTACCTTCAAACATAAAAAATGAATCTAATATGAAGCAAGCTATAACCTATATAGATACATTAATGGGGACTGTAAATACAACAGTAGTGCCTAAAATGGCTAATATTACAGAATATTTACAAATGACAAATGAGATGTTAAATGCTCTTTCTTTTGCACTTGCACCTGAAGAGGTACTAAAAACCACTCCTTCCGTAGAAATACCTCCACTCGAAATAGAAGCTCCAGAAGGGGAACAAGACGAATTTTCTTTTGAAGATATAGACGAAGAATAATTTATAAAATAGGCCTAAGTATTAATATTTAGGCCTAATCAAATCATATAAACTAATGAGAATCTTCGTGATTAATTAATTCTTTAGGATTTGAAAATATTTCATCACATCCTGCAATGCCGCATTGAAACGCAAAACGAACTCTTTTCTTTTTAGAGCCACATTTTTTTAAACTGCTAGCTTTCTTGGATCTCTGAATACCTATTTTATTCTTTTTACTTTTCAATGCCAATTCTTTTAAAGCATCCTGAACTTTAATATCTTTACTAAATATTGTAGCCAAAATCAAATCTTTTGCAGCTTTAGATTTTGTATAACTAATAGCAGTCTTACCATAAACATCCTGTTTAGTAACATCAGCACCTTTTTTAATTAAAGTTTTGATTAGATTTATATCATCATTTTGACAAGCAAACATTAAAACAGTGTGGCCAAGAGCATCATAAGAATTAACATCTGCTCCTAAATCGATCAATTCTAAAACTTCTTTAGCTTGTTTCAATTGAGCATAAGCTACTAATTCATAATTATACTTAGGCACAACCATCCCTACTGCGTAATTACTTACAAGAAACATAACTACCATATACTTAATATAAAAATTTCTTAACATTTTTAAACACCTTAAAAAACAATTTTTGAAAGATTACTAACTACTAATCATTAACATTAAAATTAATTTTTTGTATATAATTTATATATTTTTATATTTTTAAAATTAAATAAAAAATGATTCGTTAAATGCAATTATACATATGTAATATAAAATATCAAGTTAAAATATATTGAAAAAAATTAGGATATTATTTTAAATAACATCCTAATTTTTATAATTACGAATTAAATATAATATTTAGATTATTCTTAATTGCTAACATTAAAGCAATGTTATAATAATCCTAATTTGTTATACTATTATTATCATATTCAATAAGAAGTCTATTATCTCTTTATAATCTTATTAGAGTTTACCAAAGCAATATAATCAAACATATCACGCTTTAGTTCCTCCATTTATTGATCATAATTGGGACGTTTTAATATTCTTGTCTCAAGAACTTTTA of the Candidatus Babela massiliensis genome contains:
- a CDS encoding ankyrin repeat domain-containing protein yields the protein MLRNFYIKYMVVMFLVSNYAVGMVVPKYNYELVAYAQLKQAKEVLELIDLGADVNSYDALGHTVLMFACQNDDINLIKTLIKKGADVTKQDVYGKTAISYTKSKAAKDLILATIFSKDIKVQDALKELALKSKKNKIGIQRSKKASSLKKCGSKKKRVRFAFQCGIAGCDEIFSNPKELINHEDSH